DNA sequence from the Aureibacillus halotolerans genome:
GTGATATCCTCGTACATAGCGATGAAGCCTTAATGAAAAAGTATGCTCCGCTTGTGCCAATGTTTAAAGATATGGAGCAGCTCGCTTTGATCTTGCGAAAGAAACGTATGGACAGGGGAGCTGTCGACTTTGATTTCAAAGAAGCGAAAGTGCTTGTTGATGGTGAAGGTAAACCAACGGAGGTCGTCATCCGTGAACGATCAATCGCTGAAAAGCTCATTGAAGAGTTTATGTTGGCGGCAAATGAAACGATCGCTGAGCATTTTCACTGGATGGACGTGCCGTTTATTTATCGTATTCACGAAGACCCAGATCCAGATAAGCTGACACGCTTTTTTGAGATGATTACGGCATTTGGCTACAGTGTAAAAGGTTCAGCGAATGACATTCATCCAAGAGCATTGCAGTCATTGCTTGAATCGTTGAAGGACATGCCAGAAGAACCAATCATCTCCACAATGATGCTTCGTTCCATGCAGCAGGCCCGTTACTCACATGAGAGCTTAGGTCATTTTGGGTTGTCTACAGAGTTTTACACGCATTTCACATCACCAATTCGCCGGTATCCTGACTTAATTGTTCATCGCCTCATTCGAGAGTATTTGATTAACGGTAAAGTGGATGAAGGCACGAAAGGCAAATGGAATGCCAAGATGCCTGAAATTGCGAAGCATACGTCTGAAATGGAACGACGTGCAGTGGACGCAGAGCGTGAAACCGATGATCTGAAAAAGGCGCAGTACATGGAGGACAAAATCGGGGAGTCCTATGATGGCGTCATTTCGTCTGTGACGAACTTTGGTCTTTTCGTCAAGTTGCCGAATACGATTGAAGGACTTGTGCATGTGAGTTACCTCACAGACGACTACTACCATTTCATTGAAGGTCGAATGGCAATGGTTGGCGAGCGTACTGGGACTGAGTTTTCAATTGGCGATGAGGTTACTGTTACGGTCATTTCCGTCAATATTGATGAGCGTGCGATTGATTTTGCCTTAAAGGATATGGCCGTGAGAAAAGCGCCACGTAAAAACCATGGCAAAAAGGAAATATCGGTTGGTCGCTCAACAGATAAAAAACCGAAAAAGCGTGGTCGGCAAGGTCAGGGTCAAGCCAAAGGCAAAAAAGACGGTGATTCGTCTTCTTCTACAAGTAAAGGGAAGCGTCCATTTTATGATCAGGCACCTACAAATAAAAAGAAAAAACGTCGCAGAAAAAAATAACGTTTGGAGGACGTGGCACGATCGGTGTCCGTCCTTCTCACCGACGTGATGAAGGGGAAATGAACTATGCCTCGTGGCGACGGAAAGCAAATTGCACAGAACAAAAAAGCACATCATGACTTCTTTATTGAAGAAACGTTCGAAGCGGGTCTTGTCCTGCAAGGCACGGAAATTAAAGCGATCCGTGCAGCGCGAGTGAATTTGAAGGATGCCTTTGCGCGAGTGCAGCATGGAGAGGTCTTTTTACACAACATGCACATTAGCCCGTATGAACAAGGCAATATTCATAACCATGAACCGTTGCGTACAAGGAAGCTATTGCTTAAGCGTAAGGAAATTTCGCGCTTAATCGGTGAATCACAGCAACAGGGCTATGCCATCGTTCCGTTGAAGCTTTACATTAAGAATGGTTTTGCTAAAGTTCTCATTGGCTTGGCAAGAGGGAAGAAGAACTTCGATAAGCGAGAAACGTTAAAGCGCAAGGAAGCTAAGCGAGACATCGAACGGGCATTTAAGGAAAAGCAATTTTCCTAAGCAGTCAAGCAGAAATCTTTCCTTCAACAAAGGACTATGCTATACTAGTTTTTGCACATTAGCTGTGCGTTCCATACAACTCGGGGACGTTACGGATTCGACAGGGATAGGTCGAGCTTTGGTTGCGAGCCGAGACGGCACACTCGATAAACGGGCCATCGCCTATAACTGGCAAACAAGAAAACAACTTCGCTCTAGCTGCGTAAGCAGTTTTAAGCGGTCCCTCCCTCCATCGCCCATGTGGTAGGATCAGGGACTCACTCTAAGTGGGCTACGCCTAAGTTCGCCGTCTGAGGGCGAGGGAAGAGAATAATCAGACTAGCTACTGGAAAGCCTGTCGATAGGCCGCACTCGTAGCGAAATACCAATATGTCGACTACGCTTGTAGACGCTGAAGTATCGTTATCTCTGGACGTGGGTTCGACTCCCACCGTCTCCACCAATTATTTCCAAATTGGTGGTTTTTTTTATTTTTACAAATGTGCCATTCATGGCAATGAAACCACGGCACTTCGTCAAAATACTTCGCGTTCCGCGGGCACGGCTTCAGCTACCTCGGAAAGCAAGCTTTCCGAGGTAATCTTCAGCTCGCGCTGTTCCCGCAGGAGTCTACGTATTTTGACTACACTGACGTTTGTTTCTGCGTAAAGTGTTTTTATTTTGTCTCGGACTCATACAACAGAGAAAGTGGGGAAGAGAGTTGAGTTGCTTGCTTAGGCAAACAAGAAAAGTAAGCGCATCGTTTCATGCGGAATTTTATCACTTATGTAGATTCAGCTGTGGACTTCGGGTTTGTTTTTGATTTAGACAACTTTCGCAGTGCAAAATCAACTTCAATGCTAGCTCTGCTTGAGTGGAAGCTAGGTCAGATTGATCAATTGACTTTTTCAACACAACGCCTGATTTATTCAGTAAATAAAAGTGTCAATGCTCACTATCCTCCTAATAATTTTTTACTCTTTATCCTCTAACTGCTCAATTTTAAAAATATCTGTAAAGCCTGTTTTGTCGGTGAGTAATGTGATTGAAACCAAGTCACCTTCTGACAAATCAGAAAGCCGAATAGCAGCATCTTGTCGGTATATACGTACTTCCTCCCATACGTCATATTGAAACTCGCCTTGATACGTCTCATCATTGAGGGGAATACCTTCAACCAATAAAGAGTTCTCGCCCACTTCGATTACTTCTGCATAGAATGTCTGAATATCAGAAGCTGACATCACCCACGCGTCCTCATCGTACTCTTTATAGGCATTCACATAACCCGCATTATAACTAATAAACAGGCCAATGAGTAAAACAATGATCGTCATCACAATAACGACTTTATTTGGAGGAGCCATTGAAGTACGCTTGCTCTCGGTATCGCTTAGAGCTTTATTGATATGCCGTTTAAAGACTTGAAAATAGACAATAATGGTAGCGACAAAAATAAATACAATTGCAATCAGTACAAGAAAATAATTAGGAAAACTCATGGAAATTCCTCCTCTATATTCCGAAATAGTCTTTGAATATGTAGTAATAGCTCCTTGTCACATCAACTTTTTTACCATTACTCATCGTAA
Encoded proteins:
- the rnr gene encoding ribonuclease R, whose product is MSNEDQSYQQPLLSFMKEEAYKPLTVNELEEAFQIVEAPDFKAFVKALVELENQGRIVRTRSNRYGLPEKMNLVKGKVSAHSRGFAFLLPEAEGEDDVFIPPSDLKGAMHGDTVLVRVTSKDAKQKREGTVVRILERGIKRVVGTYVASKGFGFVEPDDKKISADIFIPKDATNGAVEGHKVVVELTSYPERRMSAEGHVIEILGHKNDPGIDILSIIHKNGIPIEFPEDALAQAKETPEKIAPEDLQGREDLRDDDIVTIDGADAKDLDDAVSVKKLDNGNYQLRVHIADVSHYVQENSPIDKAALERATSVYLVDRVIPMIPHRLSNGICSLNPQVDRLTLSCEMEMDQQGTVVKHRIFQSVIRTNERMTYTDVRDILVHSDEALMKKYAPLVPMFKDMEQLALILRKKRMDRGAVDFDFKEAKVLVDGEGKPTEVVIRERSIAEKLIEEFMLAANETIAEHFHWMDVPFIYRIHEDPDPDKLTRFFEMITAFGYSVKGSANDIHPRALQSLLESLKDMPEEPIISTMMLRSMQQARYSHESLGHFGLSTEFYTHFTSPIRRYPDLIVHRLIREYLINGKVDEGTKGKWNAKMPEIAKHTSEMERRAVDAERETDDLKKAQYMEDKIGESYDGVISSVTNFGLFVKLPNTIEGLVHVSYLTDDYYHFIEGRMAMVGERTGTEFSIGDEVTVTVISVNIDERAIDFALKDMAVRKAPRKNHGKKEISVGRSTDKKPKKRGRQGQGQAKGKKDGDSSSSTSKGKRPFYDQAPTNKKKKRRRKK
- the smpB gene encoding SsrA-binding protein SmpB, whose protein sequence is MPRGDGKQIAQNKKAHHDFFIEETFEAGLVLQGTEIKAIRAARVNLKDAFARVQHGEVFLHNMHISPYEQGNIHNHEPLRTRKLLLKRKEISRLIGESQQQGYAIVPLKLYIKNGFAKVLIGLARGKKNFDKRETLKRKEAKRDIERAFKEKQFS